gccatcatgaaaaggggaaaaacaaaatcaattaaTTTAGTTATAAAGTCCTTTTCATTTCAGTAGTTTTGTATCCTTTTGAACCAAAATGGCTGTATTTTCAGAGTTAGTTCAAGACCGAAAACGGTTGGCCGACTTCCTCCCTTGCTTCCTCTGAGGATTGTGTCATCtatcacacggctgcctatgttgacaggctatgcagttgAACTGCATAGTTCTAAGTCTAACTTAGAAGTGCATAGTCTAACTGTTAGACTGAGctgctctctgtctttatgtcgCTCTTTAAGTGTTCAAACGCGGTGGCTATATGAACTCAATTCCGAAGTTAAGCTGATGGATATAATATCTAGTGTTTTTTTATAACGTCGTGTTTCATTAGAACAAAACAGCTTTAAAAAGAGACCCAACGGAGGCAACGAAAAAAGAAAGTTCTCCAGCCTTACggcagggggtgctagtgatcccgggatgctacacgcgcccacctgtagaataagtgATCTCCACCAGTTTAAATtgacagtgaacaactgaggagcactCGTCCATTTCTttcgttgttgttttgtttcctttcgttttcacatttcgttttacaatggaggatgaCATATCCAAAGGATTTTCTTTCGGTCGAAGCAGGATGTCACCAGTAAAGGgaaatcggcagtttgcaaacatactTTATTGAGGCTGCGTTCGACTTGTAAATAATGGCATGAATATCATTTCCAGTGTTGGCTGTGCTTGTGTGGTCGCATGGTGGGTGgtaagggaaatgtgcttttcttCCAAGTGTTGTGCAACAGGATGTCTCATCGGCCCAGACAGCGAGGACACCTGACAAAAACACCTCAAGGTCGCTGAGAAAGGAGAATAACACTCCGTCCTGGTGGTGGTCGGGCTTCGCGGCTGGGGAGAACCCAACCCAACCGCCAGACAGCTGAGGCCGGTCAGCTGCACTCACCGATAACACTCAGACAGGGAGGAGACGGCCATCGACCGGTCGGTCATCACACaatgttttgcatgtttgaatattcctattgtgtttctttagaaCTGCGCAACCCGGATGAATGTGTTGTCTCTTGATGGTCACAAGTTCACGGTCGCGAGTTTTAGTGTGAGGGGACCTGGGACCCAGGCGCCTggattagcttgctttgtcaggaataaacaattggtcaattcggtcTAACTGATCAACTTGACAGAACCAACTCGCAAAATGGTTAGGTGCGCCCGCCAGTGTGCGGATTAGGACATAACGActcatgtgttaagtgttgatggCAATTTGGAGTCCGATCAATAACTAGAATCCGTAGCCGTCAAGGAAGAGCAACTCCGGAGTTCAAAGGTTggattcggacaacgggacttcggagcatgtcttttcaaacgcacaatcgaaaacaagtttttcattccatgtgctttattgagtgttttgaTGTGAGAAGATTGCTGACTGCTGAGATTTTAAttcaaatagttcaaattaaataatgaacaaGCCACTCTCGAGCAacgttccccaacctttttttgggggggacacGTTTAGGTGTCAGACAAATTTTACCAGGGGGGAgggtgacgtcagtgcctccctagtcatgaacctcaccgcacgtcacagCTCTTTCTGATGAACTAAATTGAGCAGTCAATCAATGCGTGAGACGCCACTGTGGACGCCGCAGCCGATGTGGCTGTATTGCCAAGTGCTAACGTTGTCCATTTCCAAATGCTGCAAAGGAAAGCAAGcaaggtaggtagataggtcgGTCTTAATGCTCCGTTTGAATTTGGCGTCTTCCGTGTGCAAGCATCACGTTCCGTATTCAATGCGCCCTCCCTCGGTCCGTCTGCTACGTCGCCAAAGTGAGAGCAAGTCACTGGCAAAGTCCtgtttacaaaaaagaaatgttgttCGGCCGACTCCTCTTTTTATAAATCCGGTAGGAGCGATTCAGCAGCAGCTCTAGCTCTAGCTTTTGGCGGCCAGTGACACCATGCAGAGGGCTTGTGTCGTTCCACGGTTTGGTATGTTCCAACTGTGACCGCTAGAAGTCGCTACatacctttttctttttaaaggaaATGGTTCGCTGGACTCAGCTATTGTATagtgagtgtgttttttttgtttttgtcgggCCAAGACGCGTGGACTGAAGCCAGCCTTAAAACATTCAGTGTTAACGCCGTGTGCCTGTGCGACGCTTGCTTGGCCTCGCTTGTGTTTGGCCAGTTGGCTGGCGCATGTCGGGCGGCTCTCGTGgcgtggcctggcctggcctggcctggcggGATGAGACGCAAACTTGAAAACTTCGTCGATACGCAGGCAAAGCTTCCTCTGTTTGAATGGAGCGTGCTCTCTTTGTGTGAGACGAACGGACCGCCAACTCTCGCTGAGTCGTTGCCGGGCGGACGATCGCTggaaggccggccggccggacgaTCGCTGGAAGGCCGGCCGGGGTGGCAGAGACAAATGGGGTGTCTGGAAAGGGCCAGCCAGACACGCTGACACAGCCAGATAGCCAGCCTTGCGAGCAacgcacacaaacatacacacacggaTAGCGACCAAATGATTGATGCACgggcggcaggcaggcaggcaggcaggcagacgggcaggcagccacgcaggcagccacgcaggcagccaggcaggcaggcaggcaatcTTTGAAGAGCCGCTCTTGTTTGCATTTGGCTCCAAAATGTTGCTCGTTGAGGAGTTTTGTTCTTTTGAGTTACTTCTATGTTATTTAGTGCCTTTTGGTTAATGTGCTTGCTGGGCACGAGGTCAGAAGAAGATTCTTGAAGTTCCACGGATGGCCATTCGTATTTGGCTGAGTCACACAAACGACCATAGGCGTGAAGGGGAACATTTTGCCGTGactctagttaaaacatctaactgtaaataaaactgaaatcacagtatttaaatgttattttgtatacagttaaacaactaatactgtaaacgcaactggaatcacagtatttaattgttatttagcatacagttaaaacatctaatactataaatccaactgaaatcacagtatttaactgttatttagtccacagttaaaacatctaatactgtaaatacagccaaaatcacagtatttaactggtttttgctttacagtaaatacaataatactgtaaatagggaatacagtatatctactgtaaaacgtttttacagtaagttactggttactagctgccagttaattactgtaaatttctcggaaatttttttacagtgtaCGAAGAAGCGGCTGAGTGTGAGTGAGCCTGAACTTTGGCGGTTGTTTTTGTTCAACCCGCTGTAGCGGAAAGTACGATGAGCGGCAAAAGCAACATCTTGGCGCTTTGACAGCATTCAGGCGTGCCTGGAAGAAAATGTTTGCACGCGTGCAGAGATGCTcggggtgtgcgtgcgtgcgacgtCTGCTCGGCGCTGCCCACGCAGCCTCGGCGCATCTGAGCCCGACCAAAATGGGTCAGGGGATGCTTCTTAGAAGAAGCGCTTGAgttgtggagccccgttgcacTGCTCAGAGATCCGTCCACGTCACTCAGGTAGCCATCGTCGAGCTTGTCCGTCCGTCGGCGGCGTTTGTCAGCTGCTTTGGCTCACTGCTATCTTGTACCTCCCTGCCGGCTCCCGTTCTTTGGTATGTTGCTGGAATTTTTCCAGGTCACTGTTGTTTGTACCTTGCGAGGTGGGTGTGTAAATTCCCACAGCGGGAGAGAGATAAACACACGCAGCCATGCAGTGACGTATGTACACAGATCACAACCCGTTCtgccaaagggggggggggggggggtgagtatAACTGTGTAAGCGCCCCATGCTCAGCTGGACATTTTCTCTATTGTGCAAGAGGACGAAAGCGAGATTTGCAAGCAAAGTAGTTGGTGAGTCAGGGAAGGGCTTGCATTGGACTTGATGACTGAGTGAGAAAGGCAGAAGGGTCACAGATTGAATTTGAAATGCATTGCCCTCTCAAACACTGGCGTAACATTGTCCACGTCTTTAAGGagggcgtggcgtggcgtggcgtggcacAGCTTCCGCACAGAGACCTTCTTTCTTTGCCTACGTCTGATTTTGACTCAATGTGCCGCACTTTATACACAacggcggtggtggcggcggctggTTCTGAAAGCGCTCGACAAACAAAGGTCGGTGCCGTCTGCTGGTGGCCATCTTGCGAGTTCCCCCATCCCGAGTGGTGCCggctctccaaaagttagaaaTACGGTCGGGCAGAGCActttctcacacacgcacacacactgccaCAATGGCCTTttttgcctgcctgcgtggctgcctggctgcctgcctgcgcctgcctgcctgcctgcccaccCGCCatcctgcccgcccgcccgcccgctcaggTCTTGTCCAACCAGTCAGCTTGCTTGGGGGCCTTGCACGTGTGCACGTCCAGCGTTTCCTTGCAAACCTTGCACTCCACGGCGCAGCACCACTggaatttgcactcgcactggGTGAGCTGCTCCACTGTGCTGGTGTCGTAGCCCCGCCCGCAGCACATGACTTCGCATCCGTCGGGGCTGCGCGACGTCTTATTGCACGAGCGCCCGGCGGTGCCGATAGAACCTGGAGAGCAGACAAAAATGCCGCTCAATAGCATGTCTCGTTACGCCACaaaaaacggatggatggatgcatggatggatgggacggatggatgggtgggaaAAAAGAAATGGGAGTGCATTAACTCAATGTGCGCGTGCGAATGTCACCCACGGCAAGATTAGCGCCGCTGTTTGATGAGAGAAGCTCCGTGTTTGCCTTGCCAGCTATGACAACAAGCTCGGCAGTTATGCAGTGTTGGTAGAGTAGCTCGCGCTCGCGCTCGGCCTTTCCCAAGCCACTGcaccgtgtgtgtctgtgtgatggACGCTGAAATGGACAGTGGAgcgtgacagacagacagacagacaggcaggcaggcaggctctcACACTCCGAGGCCCAGTCTGCCCTCCGGCCAAGCTTagttcagacagacagacgagaCGGGGCGAGAGAGACTGTGACCAACAAAGACAAGTGACTTTgtcgtgtgttgttgtttttttaaaaacgaGTCGCTTGAGGCTGTTGCCAATCCCGCCGGCAACAGAGGTGAGAAAAGAGGGGCACCAACGGACAGAGCGAGTGAAGTGAGCCAGGTGTCGACACCTGAAGCCCGCTCAAGCGTTTCATCCAGGAATCGGCCACGCCTTAGGCTAGCAGGAGATGAGCTTCCGCGGACGCATTGGCAACAAAGATGCTTGATTACCTGTGGATTTGTCCGGCAGGCAGTAATCGGGGGAGTTCTCAAAGTAGACCAGGTCGTTCTCGGTGGCCTTGCGAAAGGCTCGGTCGGCCACGGCGAAGCCCGTCCCGTCTTGGTTGGTGGTCACCTCGACGGCCCCGTCGTATTTCCTTTTCAGGTAGTCGCCGGTCTTCCTGAAGTCCGACGTGGCCATCCAGCACGTCCGCAGCGCGCACGAGCCGCTCACGCCGTGACATTTGCACTCCAGCTTCATGAAGCGCTTGACTGCCTGCAAAAGGCCCGCTCGCGCCGTCAATTGGTGCAAAGGGgtgaccggccggccggcctaacccaacccaacccaacccaacccaaccaCCCACCGATCGTCCGCAGCGGTTGTTGTGCAGGTTCATGAGCGCCCGTGCGTCGCGGAGCGTCTTCTCTTTGGCGTCGATGAAGGCTTTGGCGAACCTGATCCCGTAGCGGATGTGGTCGCTACAGCCGCCCCAGTTGAATTCCCCTCGCTCGTCCTTGTCTCCACCTCGCTTTTGTGGGTCGCAGCTGCACCTGCCCAGCTCCCCTTGGCTGCAGGCCCGTGTCAGCGCGTAGACCACCCCGGCGGAGGAGATGGCGTAGACCAACGCCGCTTCTCGGCTGCCTGCCATAGACAGAACCGGGGGGAAAGTTTGGCAACCTAGGCCCGGCCGGACAAAGCGggagctaaccctaacccggaTAGCAAAGACAAATGTGATGCAACGAGTCACAGCCTTGCTCTGACATTGAGTCCGATGTTTACAAAGCATGTACTTTTTGCATTTTTGAGAAGCGAAAGGCAGGAGCAAGAGCCAAGAAGAGTCTGTTGACGCCGCCTGGgccgagcgagggagggagggaggtaggtaggGGCCCGGTTGGGAGGGGCCCGGTTGGGCGGCTGTTTTGTGTGGGAGGCCGGAGGAGGGCATTGCTGCTCATCATTCAAAGCAACGCTGCTCGGCTCTGACAATCGCTATGGTTCTGTAAATATTTACAGCTTTATCTATGAAGGGAGCAACGCTGACAAAGCTGCAAAAGGCTAGGGCAACGATGGCGCCCGCGGCAAAACGCCAGGGCAACAATCCACACCAAAGCGTTTGCCTTCAGCTACTTTCCAAACGGTACCTCAGCTCGGGACTTACTTCTGAGCAAGACGCGGCCGAAGACGGTGGGATCGTGTTCCAGTGTGCTGCAGTTCCAGCGATGACGTCTGAACTGGTGCTGGCACTCTCCGATCCACTCCTCGGTGCCCTGGCCGATGGCCCGCATGACATCCGGGTGGCGCTGGCACAGTTGCCGCTGCTTGTTGACCAAGGCCGGGATATTGTCGCAGATCACGCGTGCACCCAGCGCGCCGATGTACCTGCGCACGCATGGGTGGTGGCAAAATCAAATGGGGTCAAGTCAAAAGGCAAACGACCGCTACGAGCGTGGAGCGCCATCaaagaggcaggcaggcaggcgggcgggcaggcaggcaggcgggcaggcgggcaggcaggcaggcagccgccTCAAAGTGCCCGTCAAAGGCCGCGCGAGCCGCAACTCATCTTTCATTTCTCCTGAGAGTGGAGaggactggactggactggacttGGGTGGCTTGTAAATTATGCGGTGTGGGCTGCAAGACACGCCGGCCGGGGTGGGTGGGTGAGCGGGAAGGAGGCGGCCTTCCGTTTCACTTTTTGCACGCAGCCCTGAAAGCAGGCTTCACCTGCCACCGCAAAAGCGCCCGCCGGGAGGCTGCCATTTTGCATCTTTGGCCATTCATTTGACAGATGTTTGGCATCAAGTCCAATATGGGCCAGGCGTCAATTTTTCTTCAAAGGCTGGCGCTTGCCTCGCTCAACTTTTGCCTTTgctgcgtacgtgcgtgcgtcTTTGTACGTTGCGGCGCCGTAGAACAAGATTGTCGCGCTATGCTCTGATACATTCGGACCCACGAATCCTGAAGTCACACCACATATACAACAAGGCCTATTTTGGATCAGATACTTTTGTTGCGTTGCAAATGTCAACAACAACACTACAATGAATAGCATGGCCTGTATTTCAAGTGCATAGTTGAAttatttgttaattttttttattttttttttgtagaacaAGAAAAAGCCACCATTATCAgaacagagtttttttttttcatgaggtCATTTTTCCTGTTGCCTGCTGGCCCATCTGCTTGACGTTTTTGTTACAATATCAATGAGGAATACCATTTGTCTTTTTCCCTTGTTATTCAGAAAGACTGAAAAATGGCTTCGGCTCTTATACCCTGTGGATATGAATGAGCTCGACTCGAATTGGCAACAAATCGAAATGACCGGCTGCTTGTGCTGTCGTGGCAAAGTGATGATTGCTTCACAAACCTCAATTGCAAACTTCCCAAGTGAACCAGAACCTTCCCCATaaactcatttttttaaaggtaatctattgtaaaataaaataaaaaaggaagggGGGGGTGACTGTTATTTCTGAAAACTTGTGCATGCTTTAGGATTTGAGCGCTGAGAGGGGTTCTTATTTCTGAGCCACCAATTAAGGCACATTGCAAAGCCCTAAAAAAACGATATGTACCACGCGCGATGGCACTTTTTGACTCACCACCATGACGAATCCACTCGTGGGgtgagcaacagcagcagcagcaaaacgCACGCCCAGCTGCCAGCAGCGCTTGTGGAATTTGGCCGTGACTTGAACGAGACTGCCCGGGACCCGCTGCTCCGGGTCTGGGCCAGCCGCCGCGTCGCGCTCAGAATGGTGTCCAAAGCCAGCATGCTTGCCtcagatgagatgagatgagatgagctGAGATGAGACGGTTTGGGAGAAGAGTCAGGTGGCGTCATCCAGCGGACGCGTGCATGCCGCCATGTGCGTATGCACGCGACTCGCGTGCGTGCGTCTCTTGCGCCTTGACCTGAGCGAGCGGCGAGCGCACCAGCAAGTGTGCGGCGCCCGCTGCATGCGCTAACGCCCGCCTATCCTTGTTCGTTCAGGCACCTTCCAGAGGCCACCATGGGCGTCAGCATCGGCAGCTTCATCAATGCGCTCCCAATGGCAGCTggaatagaaaaagaaaaaaaaagccagtggACCGCTTCTGTGATAATGCTGGGACCTTTATCGGTGTGGCCGACACACTGACAGAGGTCAGGGGGAAGGagccagagagccagagagccagagagcgAGGGGGAGGGCACCCCGCTGACGCCCACTGGAGGCCAGGGGCTTTGACTGTgggagggacggagggagggacgCAACAGGGAAGacggcgtgtgtgcgtgcatggctTTGGCCCAGTAAAACAACCTGATTCAAGGCAATACCTTTGATTTAGGTAGACAAGCGGATGCGTGTCTTGTGGTCATCATGCTCATTGTGGAACACAACAATTTGATTTTCCAGGACTCCGGTCCACGAGCGAGACTGCTGTGCTGCCTTTGCAACCTCAGCTGGGTTAGTGAGCTGTGCCCTTCCCGCACTGGTCCAAAAAGCAAGAGCTCGCCACGCAAGCTTGGCTCTCTGCTCGCTCGCCACGCAAGCTTGGCTctctgctcgctcgctcgcctggcTCTCTGCTCGCTCACCTGGCTCTCTGCTCGCTCACCTGGCTCTCCGTTGCAGCAGTTTCACAAAGTCCTTTTTTTGCTTGAAATTCCTTTCTGCTTTTTTGCCGGTGCCCTAAGAACAATCCACACAAACGGAGGCGTATCGTCCATCGGATCAGCGCCGTCTTCCTAAATACGAACCACGTGCGTACAAGGCAGACGGCTGGGTTGACTTCTGACCCAAAGAGGAGCCACACGCGCACTTGATTATAATCAAGTGCATAAAGCGTCTTCGCTCAGGTGGTCCCGGGATGCATTCTAGTCACTCGGATCACAGCTAAAAATGGCGGAGGAT
This region of Syngnathus typhle isolate RoL2023-S1 ecotype Sweden linkage group LG2, RoL_Styp_1.0, whole genome shotgun sequence genomic DNA includes:
- the LOC133144688 gene encoding protein Wnt-2b-A-like; its protein translation is MRAIGQGTEEWIGECQHQFRRHRWNCSTLEHDPTVFGRVLLRSSREAALVYAISSAGVVYALTRACSQGELGRCSCDPQKRGGDKDERGEFNWGGCSDHIRYGIRFAKAFIDAKEKTLRDARALMNLHNNRCGRSAVKRFMKLECKCHGVSGSCALRTCWMATSDFRKTGDYLKRKYDGAVEVTTNQDGTGFAVADRAFRKATENDLVYFENSPDYCLPDKSTGSIGTAGRSCNKTSRSPDGCEVMCCGRGYDTSTVEQLTQCECKFQWCCAVECKVCKETLDVHTCKAPKQADWLDKT